Below is a window of Arcobacter sp. F155 DNA.
AACTTTTTATCTTTTTCTATGAAAATACTATTTAAAACTTCATCTGCTTTTTTATTATCTTCTTTTAAATCTGCTTTTGCCCAAACCTCTTTAAATCTTGTATAAACTGACTCTTTTGAAGCTTCATCATAAAAACCTAAATAGCAAATACCTCTTTTTGTAATTGCAACTATTGCATTTCCAAAAGGAGTGTTTCCAAAACCATAGGTTATCTCTACATTTTCACCTAGACTTTTGTATTCTTTAGGCGTTACACCAATAATATTTACAAATAAATCATGTAGTCTACTAGAACTAGATAGCCCAATATCTAAGGCACTGTCTAAAATAGATTTTGATTCTTTTAAATGCTCTTTTGCATAGTTTAAAGTTACAGATTGTAGAAATTGTATGGGAGTTACCCCAACATACTCTTTGAATACTCTTATAAGATGGTATTTACTCATCCCAATATATTTTGCAATTGTGTCTATTGAAGGTTGGTCTTTGAAGTTTTCATCAATATATTTTATTACTTCTTCGATTTTTTTATAATTTTCATTTTTCTCTAAAAGTTTGTCTTCCATAAAATACCTTGATGTTGTATGTTAAAGTGGTATTATACCACTTTAACACTCAAAATATTAATAAGTCGATTGATTG
It encodes the following:
- a CDS encoding methylated-DNA--[protein]-cysteine S-methyltransferase, with amino-acid sequence MEDKLLEKNENYKKIEEVIKYIDENFKDQPSIDTIAKYIGMSKYHLIRVFKEYVGVTPIQFLQSVTLNYAKEHLKESKSILDSALDIGLSSSSRLHDLFVNIIGVTPKEYKSLGENVEITYGFGNTPFGNAIVAITKRGICYLGFYDEASKESVYTRFKEVWAKADLKEDNKKADEVLNSIFIEKDKKFNLYVKGTNFQINVWKALINIPDGSIATYSDVAKYLDKPKAVRAVASAIGSNPIGFLIPCHRVLGKSGAMTGYRWGIERKKILVAYEALKNKNES